The region tatgaaaacggAACACCGAAAACACATGCAAATTGATTTCGttcgtttgaaaaatttattttaaccgtttttaagatcaaaatataataaaagtatTATTAGTTCTATTAGATTAAAACTGAATCATTTAAGAGTATTTGTGTTCAACCATTATTCTTGGTAGTGCAACCATGGAATTGAAGCTTGAAGTTAAGTCTTCAGGTTTTTattatgcagggtgtcccaaaaatgtatttccttgaaaagtgTGATTCCTAAGGCCATTCGAatcaactttttcctttacgaaaatcttctccgcggcttcgttaaggagttattaacgaaaaacacagaccaatcagagcgcggctacagcagacagactccggctcggcgacaggtggcgctgagcgcggcgttggcattggccgagccggtgTCCGTCTGctgcagccgcgctctgattggtccatgttttccgttaataactccttaacgaagccgcggacaacattttcgtaaagggaaAAGTTCTTCCAAAGAATCtgaggaatcacccttttcaagggaTTACAACATtatcggacaccctgtatttttcaTCGAACGTATTGTTAGAGAAATATAAGCAAAACTGAATGACTTCGTTGACGAAACCTAGTTGACAAATTTTTAGTATAGCAATATTCTGGACGAGTCGATATAAACAAGTTGAAACTCATTTCAACTGTAttgagaatcgtataggatgaAATCGAGCAATACAAAGTGGTTtaattagaataaaataagtCGATCTCCAACATTTTGATGATATTCTACAAAATAGAAAAATCTCCCGGAACCTCTGAGGGAAATTTCGAAGCGGTATTTCGGAATCAAGATTGTTTTTCCATCAGCGAACCAGACCTGACGAATTAATATTCGATAGCTGGCATGCTAATTTAATGCAACGCTCCCTGTTTTCGGATAAATGCGCCGGGCAAAATAACTGCACTGTAGCACGACatcaatttcattttaatttacaCTCAACGCGCTCGCAACATGCTTCGTCCATCTTCGTTACACAATTTTATTTGCAGTCGAATCAATTTCCAGCGGCGTCTCGTGTTGCGTTATTCATGGTTTAATGTAAAAACTGGCGACATTATATTTTCAACGACATTTTTCACGGAAGAATCGCCGCCGCAAAAGGAGAAAAACGCGACGATTAGCAATTCTATGGCGGTGTTAGTATACGCGATgtggaaacaaaaaaaaaacgagagaaAATAACGGCTAATTAAGTGACACGGTTTTACAAAAAAGGAAAAGTTTTCTTTAACTTCTTGATGTTGATTGTTGACACTTGACAATTTTCAGTGTGGAAGTTGCAGAATGAAAAGGAATGATCGCGGCTTTCACGTTTGAGAAAAGTGGGCATCGACATTATTTAATCAGGGGTATTTCTGGATCTGCTCGAATTATGCAATTACGAATTTCCGCTTTGTATCCAGTAGACTGACAGCGAAGGACGTTACAAGCGAATTCGGATTGTAACGAGCTTGTCGGAGAACAAACTTCCGAAGCTCCATGACGGCTTATGAAAAACAATGTTCAACGTCCAGCCGCGGGAAATGTTGCATCCGCTTCGCGATGCGAGGCATCTAGGGAAATGCAATGCTATTACAGTTCGCAGTACCGTGATATATTTAACTTCGTTAAAATTTTTTACCTTAGCTGCTGCTCCTTGGTTTCCGACAAGAAAGTTCAATGTTCACGGAACCGGGATCGGTGGACGTACAAATGACTGCGTTGAAATAATAGTAAAATAggatttttaatattctctCTGCAATCtcgaccagttgcaattttttcaaaatttttcctcTAGCAAACCAATTGgtctaacttcttaaaaatgacgaatatgatcctcggaaggtacggacgccgccattttattacagggttgtaaaaaaattatactgtttggaatattttgagcacagaCTGCTttatcgaaaattgtaaaaaaatacgtgtttcctcttcaacgatcggtacagaactaaaggcaaaacaaattctttgcaaataattcattacttatgggtacccctaatattaatGGCAGTCTCTGTACACACTGCGATCAAGACAAAAGTGCAATCATTTTTCTGCGGTTTGCGTCAGAGCTCAAAATCCATTAGCTGGATCCGAAAATTTCGTTTCGTATAACTTTATTCGCCGCTTCCGCAAGCGTTGGGAACTTCATTAGCGATAACTGAAGGGAATGCGGGCTGCGTTAGTACAAGAAGATCAACGGAAGGTTACCAGACGCAGGCAAACGAAGGCAACGTAAACGAGCAACACAACTAAATCACGCTGCACACGATAATGCCCTCCCAATGACGCATCCGAGTGAACTGACAGCAAAACGCTGTAAGCTTCGCCTTACGGAGGGTCGAAAGGGTTGACGCTTGTGTCGCGGCCTCGAATATCACCGGGGTTGCCAGACGAGGGTGAACCTGATGCGTAACAACGCAGTTAGGTATCTATTATCCGCCCTGTAGAATCATGACTGCGTACAAAAAGCCCGCACCTGCTTCACGGTTAGTATGAACCGTGTTATTCCGCGGTCGAAGCTAACGAGCCCTAACCGAGCATTCATGTTTCCGGCTCGCCTTCCTACTGTCTCCCTCTGCACTTCTGTTTCGATCACGGAATGTTTGTTGGAAGGTCACCGTCGTATCTGCATGCATCGAGACTCTCTCCTCTTCAAGGGCGCATCGTAAGATTTTTGAGAAGTTTTCGCACAGGAATTTGActcgagtacagtgaattctcgatatatgtcaagaacacggAACTTTCCAGtgacgtgtatcgtgcaggagacatatccgagccgtgttatgtttacactcctcggttcCGAAATTATAACAGCTCGAACACCgagaattttaggaaaatcaaaaATCTAGTGTGCCAATATTTTCTGACACTATTGTACGTGTTTTGCGCGGCACTGAATGTACAGTGCACGTTCAGAAAATTGACTAAGGAGATTGTACGCTCGCTGTCACAGAAGGTACCTGTAAACagactttttaaacaattttttgacctTGTACGAGAGTGTACGGTATAGCTGAGAGTCCGCGTATCACTTGGGGTGTTGCGATATTTTCTGAGCGCAACGGCAACACGAATTCAACGGAGCAAGCTAACAATTTGCGCCGGGGGGATTTTAATTTCCGAGAATTCACACTCCATTTTCACCGTCTTCGGGAATCACGAAGACTCCCCGGGCTCAACGGAGTGCTTTTCACAGTCGATGCCCGGGATCATACTGACAGTGTTCCAAGTAGTTCGCTGCATTAGCCGCGGAGAGCTGCAATTGGAATGCGATGCAGCCCCGATGGACCTCCGGGAATACGAAGACGATGGAAAACAATGATTCAAGCCGATACTGCGGAGAGTAGAGGACGGAAATGGTGAAACAATGAGTTCGGGTATGGAAGTACGCACCGGTGTGCAGGGAAGTCACGTACTTTATAAAACGTTGCGCAGCAACCGAGATATCGGTGGTAGTGACGGACACGAACTGCGAAGAAAACGCCGGAAGAACGGGAGAGCAGAGaagaggggagggagagagagagagagagagagaaagagagagaacgaaGATAAAAACGATCGTATTTGCTAGGGGGGGGGGT is a window of Halictus rubicundus isolate RS-2024b chromosome 4, iyHalRubi1_principal, whole genome shotgun sequence DNA encoding:
- the LOC143353887 gene encoding uncharacterized protein LOC143353887, yielding MRTGRTRNVMARIKTTRSARNYDRILDDTSEPCGWPAAREFYRCARCRFVSVTTTDISVAAQRFINIGLNHCFPSSSYSRRSIGAASHSNCSSPRLMQRTTWNTVSMIPGIDCEKHSVEPGESS